The Neobacillus sp. PS3-34 genome has a window encoding:
- a CDS encoding YlbG family protein — protein sequence MLGQRQGLVVWLYSLKQAKMLRRFGNVHYVSKRLKYVVLYCNQEDLEGIMEKLSSYSFVKKVEPSYKPFLKMEFENSAPDKAKEYDYKMGI from the coding sequence ATGCTTGGTCAGAGACAGGGTTTGGTTGTATGGCTGTATTCGTTAAAGCAGGCTAAAATGTTAAGGCGTTTTGGGAATGTTCATTATGTCTCAAAGAGACTGAAATATGTGGTCCTATATTGTAATCAGGAAGATCTAGAAGGTATTATGGAGAAATTGAGTTCCTATTCTTTTGTGAAAAAAGTGGAGCCATCCTATAAGCCTTTCTTAAAAATGGAATTTGAAAATTCAGCTCCTGACAAAGCAAAAGAATATGATTATAAGATGGGAATTTAA
- a CDS encoding YlbF family regulator, with the protein MLATSERIELLEHAENLSHMIMESDIAENYQICLYKLQSNQGTQRKIRHFAKLKEQYEEVQRFGKYHPDYKIVMTQIREAKREMDLDHYVAEFRKAENDMQDLLNQISVLIGGAVSKQVKVPTGNPFFDTMSSCGGGCGSGGSCGCSA; encoded by the coding sequence ATGCTTGCTACATCTGAAAGAATAGAACTTTTGGAGCATGCCGAAAATTTGAGCCATATGATTATGGAATCAGATATTGCCGAAAATTATCAAATTTGTTTATATAAATTGCAATCCAATCAAGGCACACAGCGGAAAATCCGCCATTTTGCCAAGCTTAAGGAACAATACGAGGAAGTTCAGCGTTTTGGTAAATACCATCCAGACTATAAAATAGTGATGACACAAATCCGGGAAGCAAAAAGGGAAATGGATTTGGATCATTACGTTGCTGAATTTAGAAAAGCGGAAAATGACATGCAGGATTTATTGAATCAGATCAGCGTTCTAATTGGCGGCGCTGTCTCAAAGCAAGTTAAAGTCCCAACCGGAAATCCTTTCTTCGATACCATGTCGAGCTGCGGCGGAGGCTGTGGATCCGGAGGAAGCTGCGGATGTTCAGCATAA
- a CDS encoding YlbE-like family protein yields the protein MRKEIIDYLETKTDLQKFVREQPIWYRKLSRNPFDLESLEIASLHHYKRTVPHQVEKFTNGVQMASMMFHMFQSMKNQN from the coding sequence ATGAGAAAAGAAATCATTGATTATTTGGAAACTAAAACAGATTTACAGAAATTTGTCAGAGAACAGCCGATTTGGTATAGAAAGCTTTCAAGAAATCCTTTTGACTTGGAATCTTTGGAGATTGCTTCTTTACACCACTATAAAAGAACCGTGCCACATCAGGTAGAAAAATTTACAAACGGTGTTCAAATGGCCTCCATGATGTTCCATATGTTTCAGTCGATGAAAAATCAAAATTAA
- a CDS encoding YlbD family protein yields MEQKKLHPSVLKFKEFVKNNPKIINEVRSGKSSWQDLYEDWYLLGEEDEKWNAFRSEHSTKGTSGNKEADDEKKGDWMSQLTGMAKKIDPGQMQVYINNASQALGPFRDCFHNSRETASRASLKLQKVQNILLCSGKTNYRKDTWK; encoded by the coding sequence ATGGAACAAAAAAAATTGCACCCATCTGTATTGAAGTTTAAGGAATTTGTGAAAAATAATCCGAAAATAATCAACGAAGTGCGCAGCGGGAAGTCCTCCTGGCAGGATCTTTATGAAGACTGGTATCTGCTTGGGGAAGAAGATGAAAAGTGGAATGCCTTCCGTTCCGAACATAGCACGAAAGGAACAAGCGGAAATAAGGAAGCAGACGATGAAAAAAAGGGAGACTGGATGTCACAATTGACAGGTATGGCGAAAAAAATTGATCCAGGACAAATGCAGGTTTATATTAACAATGCAAGCCAGGCTCTTGGGCCATTCAGGGACTGCTTTCACAATTCCAGGGAAACAGCCAGCCGAGCCAGCCTAAAGCTCCAGAAGGTCCAAAACATCCTTTTATGTTCAGGAAAGACTAACTATAGAAAGGATACCTGGAAATGA
- a CDS encoding PaaI family thioesterase, with the protein MKDHLIELFNACIESSSEEDLQVLQHVLKGIHHKISGKNTIYINSLLHMERKLENGICEITIPLNPLLNNSFEITHGGITATLLDTAMGTLANSQLSPGLGAVTSQLDIHYLAPGIGDSIQCRAELIHKGKKTMVVLGEAFRSDGTKIAHATGSFIVINTNKTEGLNRNGNCDCNSDHLPLFFLANKKRNERK; encoded by the coding sequence ATGAAAGACCATTTAATCGAGCTTTTCAACGCATGTATCGAAAGCAGCTCCGAAGAAGATCTGCAAGTCCTTCAGCATGTGTTAAAAGGCATACACCATAAGATAAGCGGTAAAAACACCATTTATATTAATAGCTTGCTACATATGGAAAGGAAATTGGAAAATGGCATATGTGAAATAACCATTCCACTAAATCCTTTGCTGAATAATTCATTTGAGATTACCCATGGCGGAATTACAGCCACTTTACTTGATACTGCGATGGGAACACTCGCGAACTCCCAATTATCACCAGGCTTAGGTGCTGTTACGAGCCAATTGGACATCCACTACCTTGCTCCCGGTATAGGGGATTCCATTCAATGCCGAGCTGAACTAATCCATAAGGGAAAAAAGACAATGGTCGTGTTGGGGGAAGCTTTTCGCTCTGATGGCACAAAAATTGCCCATGCAACGGGAAGCTTTATTGTGATTAATACAAACAAAACGGAGGGCCTAAATAGAAATGGTAACTGCGATTGTAATTCCGATCATTTGCCTCTATTTTTTCTGGCTAACAAAAAAAGAAATGAACGAAAGTGA
- a CDS encoding CAP domain-containing protein has product MLEPLQPDEALWKGIEDGTEKEIFDITNVLRSRHNLKALKWDEKISEAAYRHSKDMFEHNDFSHTSKKFGSLSDRLKTEKVVFQAAGENIAANYTDGPAVVEGWLNSKGHRESLLNKDFTHLGVGVYQKYYTQNFIQKWAK; this is encoded by the coding sequence TTGCTGGAACCCTTGCAGCCAGATGAAGCATTGTGGAAGGGAATAGAAGACGGTACGGAAAAAGAAATTTTCGATATAACGAATGTACTTCGTTCCCGCCATAATTTAAAAGCATTAAAGTGGGATGAAAAAATTTCTGAAGCTGCTTATCGCCATAGTAAAGACATGTTTGAACATAATGATTTCTCTCATACCTCTAAGAAATTTGGAAGCCTGTCAGACCGATTGAAAACTGAAAAAGTGGTGTTTCAGGCAGCTGGCGAAAATATTGCGGCAAATTATACTGATGGACCAGCTGTAGTAGAAGGCTGGCTGAATAGTAAAGGGCACCGTGAATCACTATTAAACAAGGATTTCACCCATCTGGGTGTAGGTGTTTATCAGAAGTACTATACCCAAAATTTCATTCAAAAATGGGCCAAATAA
- a CDS encoding CBS domain-containing protein, protein MEKIREIMTDKVESCTLLDNIYEVAVKMKELNVGAVPIVDKNKLVGMITDRDIVIRGVAEKHPGSTKVEDIMSNDLITISPDASSEEAVRLMADHQIRRLPVVENGQLIGIVALGDFAVRQLTDDQAKKALTEISESNYNGVQH, encoded by the coding sequence ATGGAAAAAATCAGGGAAATAATGACGGACAAAGTTGAAAGCTGTACTTTACTCGATAATATTTACGAGGTTGCTGTAAAAATGAAAGAATTAAATGTTGGTGCCGTTCCAATTGTGGATAAAAATAAGCTGGTGGGTATGATAACTGATCGTGATATTGTAATAAGAGGTGTAGCTGAAAAGCATCCTGGCTCTACTAAAGTGGAAGACATTATGAGCAATGATTTAATCACCATTTCACCGGACGCCTCCAGTGAGGAAGCTGTCCGTCTAATGGCAGATCATCAAATTCGCCGGCTGCCAGTGGTTGAAAATGGACAATTAATTGGAATCGTCGCACTTGGTGATTTTGCTGTCCGCCAATTAACAGATGACCAGGCAAAGAAAGCTTTAACAGAGATTTCAGAGTCCAACTATAATGGTGTACAGCATTAA
- a CDS encoding YugN family protein: MKLEINEFEKLKADLNRLDEVMLDHGLVREGQWDYERVTYDKKFELKEGVFYLRVRGYAVEGDVGANRAVIQLMTPLLGKHYYPHGVEYGEGESFPSSLVTQCKKILAEVKAEVDKFAI; this comes from the coding sequence ATGAAATTAGAAATTAATGAATTTGAAAAGCTCAAGGCAGACCTAAACCGTCTGGATGAGGTAATGCTCGATCATGGATTGGTACGCGAAGGCCAATGGGACTACGAGCGTGTTACATATGACAAAAAATTCGAATTGAAAGAAGGCGTTTTCTACCTTCGAGTAAGAGGCTATGCGGTTGAAGGCGACGTTGGCGCCAATCGTGCAGTCATCCAGCTTATGACTCCGCTTCTTGGTAAACATTATTATCCGCACGGCGTTGAATATGGAGAAGGAGAAAGCTTCCCTTCTTCATTAGTAACCCAATGCAAAAAAATACTTGCCGAAGTCAAAGCAGAAGTTGATAAATTTGCAATATAA
- the eis gene encoding GNAT family N-acetyltransferase produces MEIKHLTEEQYIDSMKLSMYAFQYKIKDEDIEGRKERLKYHRILGIYEEEQLAAKLHIIPLEIMVSTKKWKMGGIAGVATFPEYRRKGYVKALITEALKQMKDEGEIVSLLHPFDISFYRNYGWEIFTDNKKITIENKDLQFHGNPGGYVKRYDKETHHKEIEEVYDKYASQFSGMLVRETEWWKLSVYHDSQMAVYYNENHEATGYLLFNVSDRKMDVQEITALNQEAREGLWNFICQHDSMVDQVSILVSVHEHFPYFIHQPKQKSEVYPYFMARIVDAEACLKKYSFSHTDEQIFLHIDDSYAPWNNGSYLIGNEEIKVYKNKPGSTCAQPPQRGIKLNINALTAMLFGYKRPADLYSMGYLQGSQSEVNVLEKMISPVKPFFYDFF; encoded by the coding sequence TTGGAAATTAAGCATTTAACTGAGGAACAATATATCGATTCAATGAAATTATCCATGTATGCTTTTCAATATAAGATTAAGGATGAAGATATTGAAGGCAGAAAAGAAAGATTAAAATATCACCGTATATTAGGTATTTATGAGGAAGAGCAATTAGCAGCTAAGCTGCATATTATTCCTTTGGAAATAATGGTCTCAACTAAAAAATGGAAAATGGGCGGAATAGCAGGTGTTGCTACTTTTCCTGAATACAGAAGAAAAGGATATGTAAAGGCATTAATAACGGAAGCATTGAAGCAAATGAAAGATGAAGGCGAAATTGTATCTCTGCTTCATCCGTTTGATATCTCCTTTTATAGAAATTACGGGTGGGAAATTTTCACTGATAATAAAAAAATAACAATCGAGAATAAGGATTTACAGTTTCATGGGAACCCAGGTGGTTACGTTAAGCGTTATGATAAGGAAACTCATCATAAAGAAATAGAAGAAGTTTATGATAAATACGCTTCACAATTCTCAGGAATGCTTGTCAGAGAAACGGAATGGTGGAAGCTGTCAGTGTATCATGACAGTCAAATGGCAGTTTATTATAATGAAAACCATGAGGCAACGGGGTATCTCCTTTTTAATGTAAGCGATAGAAAAATGGATGTTCAGGAAATTACTGCTCTAAATCAAGAAGCAAGAGAGGGGCTGTGGAATTTTATCTGTCAGCACGATTCCATGGTCGATCAAGTAAGCATTCTTGTTTCTGTCCATGAACATTTCCCTTACTTTATACATCAGCCAAAACAAAAATCTGAAGTTTATCCCTATTTCATGGCAAGGATCGTAGATGCTGAAGCGTGTTTAAAAAAATACTCCTTTTCCCACACAGATGAACAGATTTTTTTACATATTGATGATTCCTATGCGCCTTGGAATAATGGCAGCTATTTAATCGGGAATGAGGAAATAAAGGTGTATAAAAATAAACCGGGAAGTACTTGCGCACAACCGCCGCAAAGAGGAATTAAACTGAATATAAATGCCTTAACCGCCATGCTTTTTGGCTATAAAAGGCCAGCAGATCTTTACAGTATGGGTTATCTGCAAGGGTCACAGTCAGAGGTAAATGTGCTTGAAAAAATGATTTCGCCAGTAAAACCATTTTTCTACGATTTTTTCTAA
- the ctaG gene encoding cytochrome c oxidase assembly factor CtaG, with product MTLDIFGFQALWSPYFLSVLLLILVGYFLITVRYRKRFKSNEPLTVEQGILFSAGIVILYAIKGSPLDLMGHLMFYAHMIQMAVLCLVIPPIIILGLPQWVWRGVLRLPVIRTVFPIMTKPIIALIVFNGFFSVYHIPLIFDTIKQNMWLHGFYTSLLFVTAIFMWWPLVNKLSDYQTLNGLKKVGYIFADGILLTPACALIIFADTPMYATFSDPHAWGEAMKLCVPPSTLASLNLSGPELFNSMSLIHDQQLGGVLMKVIQEVVYGTILGQVFFEWYRKDQAESEQELSQDISPSAVE from the coding sequence ATGACATTAGATATTTTTGGTTTTCAAGCCCTTTGGAGCCCATATTTTCTTTCAGTACTGCTGCTAATCCTTGTCGGTTATTTTCTTATAACAGTAAGATATAGAAAAAGATTTAAAAGCAACGAGCCTTTGACAGTTGAACAGGGAATTTTATTTTCTGCTGGGATTGTGATTTTATATGCAATTAAGGGTTCGCCACTGGATTTAATGGGACACTTGATGTTTTACGCACATATGATTCAAATGGCGGTTCTCTGTTTGGTTATTCCTCCCATTATTATTTTGGGATTACCACAGTGGGTGTGGAGAGGAGTTCTAAGACTCCCTGTCATCCGCACTGTATTTCCGATAATGACGAAACCGATTATTGCTCTTATTGTTTTCAATGGTTTTTTCTCTGTTTACCATATACCATTGATTTTTGATACGATAAAGCAGAATATGTGGCTTCATGGCTTTTATACATCCTTGTTATTTGTAACTGCCATTTTTATGTGGTGGCCTTTAGTTAATAAATTATCGGATTATCAGACATTAAATGGTTTAAAGAAGGTCGGATATATTTTTGCCGATGGTATTTTGCTGACTCCTGCTTGTGCGCTGATTATTTTTGCTGATACACCTATGTATGCAACCTTTTCAGACCCTCATGCATGGGGAGAAGCAATGAAGCTATGCGTTCCCCCATCAACACTGGCAAGCCTTAATTTAAGCGGACCTGAACTGTTTAATTCGATGTCGTTAATTCATGATCAGCAATTAGGCGGTGTCCTAATGAAGGTTATACAGGAAGTTGTATATGGAACCATTCTGGGCCAGGTATTTTTTGAATGGTACCGAAAGGACCAGGCAGAGTCTGAACAAGAACTATCACAAGATATTAGCCCTTCAGCAGTAGAATAA
- the ctaF gene encoding cytochrome c oxidase subunit IVB, which produces MASQQLNSGNPRVDIEYRRKKSAEEMRYQVVSFALMIFLTLIAFATVAIEGFTAWFTVPVIILLAIVQVIFQLYYFMHMNQKGHEAPALFLYSGLVVGLITVLTFTTIIWW; this is translated from the coding sequence ATGGCTAGTCAACAATTAAATTCAGGTAACCCTAGAGTTGACATTGAATATCGACGCAAAAAAAGTGCTGAAGAAATGCGCTATCAGGTTGTATCCTTTGCTTTGATGATATTCCTGACACTTATCGCATTCGCAACGGTTGCGATTGAAGGATTCACTGCATGGTTTACAGTTCCAGTTATAATCCTTTTAGCTATAGTGCAGGTGATTTTTCAGTTATATTACTTCATGCATATGAACCAAAAAGGTCATGAAGCTCCAGCATTATTCCTTTATTCCGGTCTCGTTGTCGGATTGATAACTGTGCTGACTTTTACGACAATTATTTGGTGGTAA
- a CDS encoding cytochrome (ubi)quinol oxidase subunit III has protein sequence MHAEEKFTYETWPASPEKATLEAKNKFLGFWLFLGGETVLFASLFATYLALKDKVPNTNQALAKDLFELPLTFAATMLLLTSSLTSVYAMYHMKNFAFKKMMIWLGLTVLLGAGFLGLEIYEFNHYVHHFHHTFTSSAFGSAFYTLVGFHGGHVAFGLLWCLTLMFRNSKRGLNLYNAPKFYVFSLYWHFIDVVWVFIFTVVYLMGMVG, from the coding sequence ATGCACGCTGAAGAAAAATTCACGTATGAAACATGGCCTGCTTCGCCTGAAAAGGCTACCCTTGAAGCAAAAAATAAATTCTTAGGTTTTTGGTTATTCTTAGGGGGAGAGACTGTTCTATTCGCTTCTCTCTTTGCAACCTATCTTGCATTAAAGGATAAGGTTCCGAATACAAACCAGGCGCTTGCAAAGGACCTGTTTGAACTGCCGCTTACATTTGCTGCGACGATGCTGTTATTGACTAGCTCATTAACAAGCGTTTACGCAATGTACCACATGAAAAACTTTGCGTTTAAGAAAATGATGATATGGCTTGGACTTACAGTTCTTTTAGGTGCTGGATTCCTTGGCTTGGAGATTTACGAATTCAACCATTATGTTCATCATTTTCACCATACGTTTACAAGCAGCGCATTTGGATCTGCGTTCTACACATTGGTTGGTTTCCATGGTGGCCACGTTGCTTTTGGTTTATTATGGTGTCTGACATTAATGTTTAGAAACTCTAAACGAGGTTTAAACCTTTACAACGCGCCTAAATTCTATGTATTTAGCTTATACTGGCACTTTATTGACGTTGTTTGGGTATTTATCTTTACAGTAGTCTATTTAATGGGAATGGTGGGATAA
- the ctaD gene encoding cytochrome c oxidase subunit I, which yields MSTYAKKQGFGATIWDFLTTVDHKKIAILYLIAGGFFFVVGGLEAMFIRIQLAVPNNDFVSAGLYNEILTMHGTTMIFLAAMPLVFAFMNAVMPLQIGARDVAFPFVNALGFWLFFFGGVFLNLSWFLGGAPDAGWTSYASLAVASKGHGIDFYVLGLQISGFGTLIGGINFLVTIINMRAPGMTYMRMPLFTWATFVTSALILFAFPPLTVGLVLMSFDRLFGANFFEVTMGGNTVIWEHLFWIFGHPEVYILILPAFGIFSEIFAIFSRKRLFGYSSMVFALVLIGFLGFMVWAHHMFTTGLGPVANAIFAVATMAIGVPTGIKIFNWLFTMWGGSVKFTTPMLYAVSFIPSFVAGGVTGVMLASAAADYQYHDSYFVVAHFHYVIVGGVVLALLAGTHLYWPKMFGTMLNETLGKITFWLFLIGFHLTFFIQHFLGLWGMPRRVFTYLPGQGFETANMVSTVGAFFMAAGVIVLLFNIIMTSVKNVRVGNDPWGDGRTLEWAIASPPPFYNFKQLPLVRGLDAYWLEKMEGKKAMTPAEPLGDIHMPNSSFIPFMISLGLFIAAFGAMYHHDHTWGLPVLIFGLAVTFGSMFVRSVKDDHGFHIHKEDLLEENEKGVKA from the coding sequence GTGAGTACCTATGCTAAGAAACAAGGATTTGGCGCAACGATCTGGGACTTTCTAACAACTGTTGACCATAAGAAAATCGCCATCCTATATCTTATTGCCGGCGGATTTTTCTTCGTCGTTGGCGGATTGGAAGCAATGTTTATCCGGATACAGCTTGCTGTACCAAACAATGACTTCGTAAGTGCCGGGTTATATAATGAAATTCTTACAATGCACGGAACGACAATGATATTCCTGGCAGCGATGCCGCTTGTCTTTGCGTTCATGAATGCTGTAATGCCATTGCAAATAGGAGCACGGGACGTAGCATTCCCATTTGTTAACGCATTAGGGTTTTGGTTATTTTTCTTTGGAGGAGTATTTCTTAACCTTTCATGGTTTTTAGGAGGCGCTCCGGATGCTGGCTGGACTTCTTATGCGTCACTGGCAGTCGCATCCAAAGGACATGGTATTGATTTTTACGTGTTAGGTTTGCAAATTTCAGGTTTTGGTACATTAATCGGGGGTATCAATTTCCTAGTAACAATCATTAATATGCGTGCTCCGGGCATGACTTATATGCGTATGCCGTTGTTTACATGGGCAACGTTTGTTACATCAGCCCTAATTCTATTCGCTTTCCCTCCATTAACTGTAGGGCTAGTGCTTATGTCGTTTGACCGTTTATTCGGAGCTAATTTCTTCGAAGTAACAATGGGAGGAAACACTGTAATCTGGGAGCATTTATTCTGGATCTTCGGACACCCTGAAGTTTACATTTTAATACTTCCTGCATTCGGTATTTTTTCTGAAATATTCGCGATTTTCTCGCGTAAGCGTTTATTCGGTTATTCATCCATGGTTTTCGCGCTCGTATTGATTGGTTTCCTAGGATTCATGGTATGGGCTCACCATATGTTTACAACTGGTTTAGGACCTGTTGCCAATGCAATTTTTGCGGTAGCAACGATGGCAATTGGTGTACCAACAGGTATTAAAATCTTTAACTGGCTGTTTACGATGTGGGGAGGAAGCGTTAAATTTACAACGCCTATGCTTTATGCGGTTTCCTTTATTCCTTCTTTCGTAGCAGGTGGGGTAACTGGTGTTATGCTTGCTTCTGCTGCAGCCGATTACCAGTATCATGACAGCTATTTCGTTGTTGCCCACTTCCATTACGTTATCGTTGGTGGTGTGGTATTGGCATTGCTAGCCGGTACACATTTGTATTGGCCTAAAATGTTTGGAACAATGTTGAACGAAACACTTGGGAAAATTACCTTCTGGCTTTTCCTTATTGGCTTCCATTTAACCTTCTTTATCCAGCATTTCCTAGGTTTATGGGGGATGCCGCGTCGTGTATTTACTTACCTACCAGGTCAGGGCTTTGAAACAGCCAATATGGTAAGTACTGTTGGAGCGTTCTTTATGGCTGCTGGTGTTATTGTTCTATTGTTCAATATCATCATGACATCTGTTAAAAATGTTAGAGTTGGAAACGATCCATGGGGCGACGGAAGAACGCTTGAATGGGCCATTGCTTCTCCGCCTCCATTCTATAATTTCAAGCAGCTTCCGCTTGTCCGCGGTTTAGATGCTTACTGGCTTGAAAAAATGGAAGGCAAGAAAGCAATGACACCGGCAGAGCCGCTTGGCGATATCCATATGCCAAACTCGTCTTTCATTCCATTTATGATATCACTTGGACTATTCATTGCTGCATTTGGCGCAATGTATCATCATGACCATACATGGGGACTTCCAGTATTGATTTTTGGATTGGCAGTAACTTTTGGATCTATGTTTGTAAGATCGGTTAAAGATGATCACGGTTTCCATATCCATAAAGAAGACTTGCTTGAAGAAAACGAAAAGGGGGTAAAGGCATAA
- the coxB gene encoding cytochrome c oxidase subunit II — translation MKKLAKWRFVPLFAVLALVLSGCEQGKPYLSTLNPAGDVAELQYGLMKLSTLIMVGVIVVVTVIFLLILFRFRRKDEKMIPKQVEGNHKLEIIWTVIPILLLLILAVPTVAATFKLADVSPSEKKDSHGKRNVLVVNVRSNLYWWEFEYPDLGLVTSQELVVPTNEKVYFNLKSSDVKHSFWIPAVGGKLDTNPENVNKFWLEFDNQKANEAGNLFYGKCAELCGPSHALMDFKVKAIDRTQFNGWVKSMQAVNKPQEATSELAQQGQAIFNKSCIGCHAVTPSNKTPEAGRVAPNLTNFGERSRVAGILPHTKKDLKNWIKNPESFKPGNKMAGKYPDMSDEELNALAEYLMGLKVQQ, via the coding sequence ATGAAGAAGCTTGCAAAATGGCGTTTTGTCCCGTTGTTTGCGGTCTTAGCGCTAGTGCTTTCCGGCTGTGAGCAAGGAAAACCGTATTTATCCACGTTAAATCCTGCCGGCGATGTTGCAGAATTGCAATACGGATTGATGAAGTTAAGTACACTTATTATGGTTGGGGTTATTGTTGTTGTAACCGTTATCTTCTTATTGATTCTTTTCCGTTTCAGAAGAAAAGACGAAAAAATGATTCCTAAACAAGTGGAAGGAAACCACAAGTTAGAGATCATCTGGACTGTTATTCCTATTTTATTACTTCTAATTCTTGCTGTTCCAACTGTAGCAGCAACCTTTAAACTTGCGGATGTGTCCCCAAGTGAAAAGAAGGATTCCCATGGGAAAAGAAATGTGCTTGTAGTCAATGTACGCTCTAATCTTTATTGGTGGGAATTTGAATATCCGGATCTTGGCCTTGTTACAAGCCAGGAGCTAGTAGTACCAACAAATGAAAAAGTATACTTTAATTTAAAATCTTCCGATGTAAAACACTCTTTCTGGATTCCTGCAGTTGGAGGTAAGTTGGATACGAACCCGGAAAATGTAAACAAATTCTGGCTCGAATTCGATAATCAAAAGGCGAACGAAGCTGGGAACCTGTTTTACGGAAAATGCGCAGAGCTTTGCGGACCATCACATGCTTTAATGGATTTCAAAGTAAAAGCGATTGACCGTACTCAGTTCAATGGATGGGTAAAATCAATGCAAGCTGTCAATAAGCCACAGGAAGCGACTTCGGAGCTTGCACAGCAAGGACAGGCAATTTTCAACAAGAGCTGTATTGGCTGCCACGCAGTGACACCATCAAACAAAACACCTGAAGCAGGCCGTGTAGCACCGAACCTTACCAACTTTGGGGAACGTTCACGTGTAGCTGGTATTCTGCCTCATACAAAAAAGGATTTAAAGAATTGGATTAAGAATCCTGAATCATTCAAACCAGGCAATAAAATGGCAGGTAAATATCCGGACATGTCTGATGAAGAGTTAAACGCTTTAGCTGAATACTTAATGGGATTAAAAGTTCAGCAATAA
- the cyoE gene encoding heme o synthase, with protein MSNSKALSDAAMENGPAGLQIEETNALKDFLALIKIGIVNSNLITTFTGLWLALHFSGQRFLGNLDIIFFTLMGSSLIIAGSCSINNYYDRDIDPLMERTKARPTVTGKINPSRVLLLGIFLIVLGTLFLSLTTWTATVIGLIGVFSYVVLYTMWSKRQLVSNTIIGSISGAVPPLIGWAAVDGNLDMMAWILFLLMFAWQPPHFYALAMRRVEEYRAAGIPMLPVVKGFKTTKRHIVLWVAALLPIPFFLPSLGIPFLILATVLNLGWLALGIYGYKIKDDIKWAKLMFVYSLQYLTIMFVAMVIVTLL; from the coding sequence ATGTCCAATTCGAAGGCTTTAAGTGACGCGGCCATGGAAAATGGTCCCGCCGGCCTCCAAATAGAAGAAACAAATGCATTGAAAGACTTCCTGGCACTTATCAAAATTGGAATAGTAAATTCCAATTTGATAACAACCTTTACGGGTTTATGGTTGGCACTTCATTTTAGCGGCCAGCGTTTTCTGGGTAATCTGGATATCATTTTCTTTACACTGATGGGTTCATCATTAATTATTGCCGGTTCTTGCAGTATCAACAATTATTATGATCGGGATATCGATCCTTTGATGGAAAGAACAAAAGCTAGACCTACTGTTACAGGTAAAATAAATCCTTCCAGAGTCTTGCTTCTCGGAATCTTTCTTATCGTATTAGGAACATTATTTTTATCCCTTACTACCTGGACTGCAACGGTTATTGGACTTATAGGTGTTTTTAGTTATGTCGTTCTTTATACGATGTGGTCGAAGCGCCAGCTTGTTTCCAATACAATTATCGGGAGTATTTCTGGAGCTGTTCCTCCTCTGATTGGCTGGGCTGCAGTTGATGGAAATCTTGATATGATGGCATGGATCCTTTTTTTATTGATGTTTGCTTGGCAGCCACCGCATTTTTATGCATTGGCAATGAGAAGAGTAGAGGAATACCGCGCAGCGGGAATTCCAATGCTGCCTGTAGTAAAAGGATTCAAAACGACAAAAAGGCACATTGTGCTATGGGTAGCTGCATTGCTCCCAATACCATTTTTCCTTCCTTCTTTAGGAATCCCATTTCTAATTCTGGCGACCGTTTTGAACTTAGGTTGGCTGGCTTTAGGGATTTATGGATATAAGATCAAAGATGATATAAAGTGGGCAAAACTGATGTTTGTATACTCATTGCAATATTTGACGATTATGTTTGTAGCGATGGTAATTGTCACACTTTTATAG